The Chloroflexota bacterium DNA segment AAGCGGGTACATGAGTTCCATGAGCGTCAGCGGCGACCCGCTTTCCCAGCGCTTGCGGAACGTCTCGTGGGCCATCATCTGGGCCAACGTGAAGCGGCTGGTCAGGTTGAACACGTCGGCCAGGGTGAACTTGCCGAACCACTCGCTCTGCCAGCGCACCTCGGTGCGGTTACGATCCACGATTTTGAAGAACTGATCCATGTAGGTCTGGGCGTTGGCCTTGACCTCTTCGGGGGTGAGCATGGTGCGCGACTCGTCGCGGCCCGAAGGGTCGCCGATTTGGGCCGTCCAGTCGCCGACGATGAGGATGACCTGATGCCCTAGGTCCTGGAGTTGGCGGAGTTTGCGCAGGCCCACGGCGTGGCCGATGTGCAGGTCGGGCTTGCTGGGGTCAAACCCTTGCTTCAGACGCAGCGGCCTGCCCGAGCGCAGTTTCTGCAGCAGTTCCTCCTTGACGATGATTTCTGCGACGCCGCGTGTGAGGACCCATTCCAGATTGTCGCGCATGGTTCCATCTCCTCGCCAGGGTTGGGTTCGGCAGGGCGACAGTGCGCCGGCCCGATGGCTTCATTATAGCGACGGAGGCGGGTTTGGGCAAGAGGTGATCATCCGTCCTTGTAGCCTGTTCCCATGTGCGGTATAATACGTATGGTCGGAATCATCCTTTGCATTGAAACGTCGGGAGGAGAGCGTGTCCAAAGATGACATTTTGGCGCAGGGGCGGCCGGTAACCATCAAAGACGTGGCGCGCCTCGCGGGGGTTTCCCCCAAGACCGTGTCCAACGTGGTGAACAATCGCCCCGTGGTGAAGCCCACAACCCGCCAGCGGGTGCTGGATGCGATTCGCGCGTTGGACTACCACCCCAGTGCCCTGGCGCGGGGCATGGTAACCCGTAGCCGTCGCCTCATCGGTCTGGTGCTGGCCGACATCACCAACCCCGCGTATCCCGAAATGGTGGAAGGGGTGGCGAGCCTGGCGCGGCAGGCCGGCTTCATGGTCATGCTGTGCAACACGGGGCGTGATCCGGATGAGGAGCAGCGCTACGTGCACCTGCTCATTGAACAGCGTGTGGATGGGGTGATTATCGCCAGCAGCCGCATGGACAGCCAGGCCGCCGAGATGCTGACGTCGGCGGGCATCAAGGTGGTGCTGTTCAACCGCCACCCGGAGCAGTACTCGGTGAGTTTCGTCGGCGTGGATAACGAGGGCGGCGGCTATCTGGCGACGCGGCATCTGCTGGACCTGGGCCATCAGCGGATCGCCTTCATTCGGGGGACGCGCGGGGCATCCACGAGCATTGAGCGGGAGCAGGGCTATCGTCGGGCGCTGGGCGAGTACGGGATTGAGCCGGATCCGGAACTCATCGGCTGGGGCGACTATCACCCCGAAGTGGCCCGGACGGCCGCTGACCTGCTGCTGCGGATGAAGAATCGCCCGACGGCGGTGTTTGCGGCCAACGACGTGATGGCGCTGAGCGTGATTGATGCGGCCACGTCGCTGGGCCTTCGCGTGCCCGAAGACCTGGCCGTGGTGGGGTTTGACGACATTGCCATCGCGTCGCACCGGCTGATTGGCCTGTCCACCATCCACGGCGACCTGGGCCAATTGTCGCGCGAGGCGACGACGCTGCTGCTAGAAGCCGTCAACGGCAACCTGACCGAGCCGGTGCGCAAAATCCTGCCGGTGTATCTGGTGGTGCGGCGGACCTGCGGGGCGCAGAGGCCAACCGCTATCCGCGAATAACACGAATCCACACGAATACGGAACAAATGTAGTCGGTAGGGCGGCTTTCCATAGCCGCCGGAGGCTAACCGCTATCCGCGAATGGCACGAATCCACGCGAATGTGGAATAAATGTAGTTCGTAGGGCGGCTTTCCATAGCCGCCGGGGCAGGGGCAGGTATGGGAACCTGCCCTACGCTCTTACGAGATTCTCACCGCAGAGACCGGTGAGAGCGCCGAGATTTCAGGGTAAACCTCTGTGGTCTCGGCGCGCTCCGCGGTGAATCCGAGTTCGTAGGGCGGTTTTTCGTAGCCGCCGGGGCAGGGGTAGGTATGGGAACCTGCCCTACGCTCTGTGAGGCGCAGGGGAATGCCATGAAGGCCACCGCCACCGCAGGCTCCAACATCGCCATCATCAAATACTGGGGCGCACGGGATTTGGCGCTGAACCTGCCCGCCAACGGCAGCATCTCGCTGACGCTGGACGCGGCCCGAACGACGACAACCGCGGAGTTTGCCCCTGCCTACGAGGCCGACGCGCTCGTCCTCAACGGGCGCGAGGTGGGCGGCACGGCGCTGGCCCGCGTCTCGGCGCACCTGGACCGCCTGCGTGCGCTGGCCGGGGTCAACCTGCGCGCGCGGGTGGAGACCGCCAACACGTTCCCCGAAGGGTCGGGCATCGCCTCGTCGGCGTCGGGGTTTGCGGCCCTCACGGTCGCCGCGGCTGCCGCGCTGGGCCTGCGCCTGTCGGAGTGGGAATTGAGCCGATTGGCGCGGTTTGGGTCGGGGTCGGCCTGTCGCTCCATCATCGGCGGGTGGGCCGAGTGGTTGGCGGGCACCTGCGACGAGGACTCGTATGCCGTGCAGGTCGCGCCGCCGGAGCATTGGGATGTGCGCGATCTGGTGGCTATCGTCAGCGCCGAGCCGAAGGCGGTGCCCTCGGCGAAGGGGCACGAGCGGGCCGCGTCCAGCCCGCTGTTTGCGGCGCGGCTACGCCAGGTGGAAGGGACGTTGCCCGCCGTCCGGCGCGCCATCCTGGAGCGCGACTTCCATGCGCTGGGCGTCCTGGCCGAAGC contains these protein-coding regions:
- the mvaD gene encoding diphosphomevalonate decarboxylase: MKATATAGSNIAIIKYWGARDLALNLPANGSISLTLDAARTTTTAEFAPAYEADALVLNGREVGGTALARVSAHLDRLRALAGVNLRARVETANTFPEGSGIASSASGFAALTVAAAAALGLRLSEWELSRLARFGSGSACRSIIGGWAEWLAGTCDEDSYAVQVAPPEHWDVRDLVAIVSAEPKAVPSAKGHERAASSPLFAARLRQVEGTLPAVRRAILERDFHALGVLAEADALSMHAIMLTSAPPLLYWLPATVELIRQVWRWRSEGLPCYFTIDAGPNVHVLTLPQAVAHVAERLHALPFVRQVIPCGPGPAPRVIPSGA
- a CDS encoding LacI family DNA-binding transcriptional regulator; the encoded protein is MSKDDILAQGRPVTIKDVARLAGVSPKTVSNVVNNRPVVKPTTRQRVLDAIRALDYHPSALARGMVTRSRRLIGLVLADITNPAYPEMVEGVASLARQAGFMVMLCNTGRDPDEEQRYVHLLIEQRVDGVIIASSRMDSQAAEMLTSAGIKVVLFNRHPEQYSVSFVGVDNEGGGYLATRHLLDLGHQRIAFIRGTRGASTSIEREQGYRRALGEYGIEPDPELIGWGDYHPEVARTAADLLLRMKNRPTAVFAANDVMALSVIDAATSLGLRVPEDLAVVGFDDIAIASHRLIGLSTIHGDLGQLSREATTLLLEAVNGNLTEPVRKILPVYLVVRRTCGAQRPTAIRE